One stretch of Triplophysa rosa unplaced genomic scaffold, Trosa_1v2 scaffold139_ERROPOS793776, whole genome shotgun sequence DNA includes these proteins:
- the si:dkeyp-100a1.6 gene encoding probable G-protein coupled receptor 160, whose product MMMMMGVLSSPGSSGKSCHDETLQYLMILCSKVTLNTLVLFFWTSSIHRSLLGLFSISMHAADVMLASSVLYVWLFRESTSSSMCFILAHASTVYAILPLPILVAAALDYATYLLPEAGRRRQCRTVVYCITAALLWASACMCSYRYTDAHPIEIHKDVKILVCRVHGATVVSHFCAELSVAVAVVLLLHQKKLIGWIRRANQMSDCAVLEKGRYVSYGPLGERGDSPSLFVGLTLGFAVTWMPYLFICVACDLVGLVVPAYASVNLLWMACVNSALAGAALWCRSDGTGPFFNVPDDICLWNVYWHLSKGSESVSTVLLSDATRMNTTTPVVHNI is encoded by the coding sequence atgatgatgatgatgggcgTTCTGTCATCTCCAGGCTCCAGCGGGAAGTCTTGTCATGATGAGACTCTTCAGTATCTCATGATTCTGTGCTCTAAAGTCACGCTCAACACACTGGTTTTGTTCTTCTGGACGAGCAGTATACACCGATCGCTCCTGGGCCTCTTCAGCATCTCTATGCACGCGGCTGATGTGATGCTGGCCAGCAGCGTCTTATACGTGTGGCTCTTCAGAGAGTCCACCTCCTCATCCATGTGCTTCATCCTGGCACACGCTTCCACCGTCTACGCCATTCTGCCTCTGCCCATCCTCGTCGCGGCGGCGCTCGACTACGCTACATACCTCCTCCCGGAGGCGGGGCGCAGGCGTCAGTGCAGGACGGTTGTTTACTGCATCACTGCCGCTCTTCTGTGGGCATCAGCGTGCATGTGCTCCTACCGCTACACTGACGCTCATCCCATAGAGATCCACAAAGACGTGAAGATCCTTGTGTGCCGTGTGCATGGAGCTACTGTTGTGTCTCACTTCTGCGCAGAGCTGTCCGTCGCGGTGGCCGTTGTCCTTCTGCTACATCAGAAGAAGCTGATTGGCTGGATCAGAAGGGCAAATCAAATGTCGGATTGTGCCGTTCTCGAGAAAGGTCGATACGTGTCTTATGGTCCGCTTGGGGAACGTGGAGATTCTCCGTCTCTGTTTGTGGGTCTAACTCTAGGTTTTGCCGTGACATGGATGCCGTATCTCTTCATATGTGTGGCATGTGATCTGGTGGGTTTGGTTGTGCCAGCGTACGCCAGCGTCAATCTCCTGTGGATGGCCTGTGTTAACAGCGCTCTGGCTGGCGCGGCCCTTTGGTGTCGGAGCGACGGGACTGGACCTTTCTTTAACGTCCCGGACGATATCTGTCTGTGGAATGTTTATTGGCATTTGAGCAAAGGCTCAGAGTCTGTGAGCACAGTTCTTCTGTCAGACGCAACACGCATGAACACAACTACACCTGTCGTTCACAACATCTAA